A stretch of DNA from Candidatus Binatia bacterium:
CGCCGCGTCCCGCCTCGCGCGCCAACACCGCCGCGGGCCCGCCAACTCCGGCTGCCAGCACGGCGACAAAAGCCGCCAATCCGACTCCCCTTTCCAGCCCCCGACGGCCGCAAAGCCGCCCCCGCACCCACACCCCACGTCCCGACATGCTCCGCTCCTTTCCGCCAACCCGCTGCCGGTTGGCCCGGTCAAGCTCCTGTCTCGATTTCTACTCGCGTTAGGTTAATTGTCAAGTCTTTTGTTTAGTTCCTTGTCTTAGTCGCAGCACGGTGCCGGCCGCTCCTGACCGCACGTTTTGCGCCGCCGGGCGACACGACGTTTTCCGGGTGCATTTCGGTTCCCAACCTGATTGAAGTGAAACCACGGTCCGGCAGAGAGCGGCGCCAGTGTTGAAACGTATTCGCATGTGCCATCGGTGGGCTGACGTAACATGCGATAGAGTCGGTCAGCTCGCTTCGAGACGTCGCCACGAGGCGCGGATTCTTTGGGGGAAATGATCCAGGCCCTTCCGCGTCAAGACGCAACCGACCTCATGAACTCGCGTACGAAGCGCGCGCCGGCGCCGCCACGGCAGCCGCACGACTACTGGCGGAAACGTATTCGCTCGGCACAGTTCAGGCGCGGCCTGCGGCGCGCGGTCGGCGCGGAACTGCGCGACCTGGCGCCACGCCGCGTCGCCGACCTGGTCGACGCCACCGCCGTGCGCCGCGCGCTTCGCCAACTGGAACTCGGGAGAATCGACCGCGAGGTTCTCGGCGACTTCCTGATTGCCATGGAGCGTCACTTCACGCTTCGTCTGCGGCGCGATCGTCGCTCGCTCTTCGCTGTTCTGGGTCCCGAACTGGCGCCGGATGTCGAAGCCCTACTCGCCGCCGACGGCCACCTGCCGCCCTTTGCCGACGATCTCGTCGCGGGCATGCTCGATCAGGAACTCGTCAACAAGCTGCTCACCGATCTCGTCTTCACGGCGATCGGGGCATTCAATCGCAGGGTCAACCCGATCTTCGGCGCGGTGACGACGCACATGCTCGAAGATCAGATCAAGGGCTTCATTCGCCTGTTCATGCCGACGCTGCAGCGCCAGGCGGTTGCGTTCGCCACCAGCCGAACCAATCAGCGGCTGCTGGTCGAATTCTCCCGCGCCTTTGTACGCCAGTTGTTCGAGCAGCCGGTTGCGGCATACGCCGATCTGCCGTCGCCGACTCAACGCCGGCGCGCCGAAGCGCTGCTGCGCAAGGCGCTGCGCACAAAAAAGGCCGACGCCGCCCTGCGGCAGGCGGCGCTCGACGCCTGGGACAACCTGTACCGCAACGTCGCACAGCGGACCGTCGCCGAGTTAATCGACGTGACCCGTTACGCCGAAGCGCTGACCGACCTGGCGGTTACCTCCCTGCAACGGCTGCTCGACCGCGACGAGTTGGCAAGCTTCCTGGCCGCCGAACTGCACCGCGCCCCACGAACGTAACCGTGACCGCGACTCGACCTCGCCGCCACCTGCCCCTTGCCGGCTCTCGACGAGCAACGCGCGTCTCGACTATCCTGCCGATCCAAGACTGCTTCATTCGGAAGCGAGGATGTCAGCGATGCCCCCGATTACCGCCAGGACCGGCGTTTGCGCCATACTCGGCCACCCGGTCGGCCATTCCCTATCGCCCGAAATTCACAACGCGGCCTTCGCGGCCCTCGACCTGCCGTTCGTCTATGTCGCGCATGACGTTGCACCCGGCAACGTCGCAACGGCCATCGCCGGCGTAAGGGCGATGGGATACCGCGGCCTGTCGATAACGATTCCTCACAAGATCGACGCCCTGCACGCGGTCGACGAGGTCGACGAGACCGCGCGCGTCATCGGTTGTATCAACACCGTGGTCAACCGCGACGGCCGTCTGTTCGGATACAACACCGACGGGCTCGGTGCGCTCGGTGCCCTGCGCGACGCCGGCGCCGACCCCCGCGGCCGGCACGTGCTGGTCCTCGGCTCCGGCGGTGCGGCACGCGCCGTCGCCGTCACCATCGCACGCGAGGCTCCGCCCGCCGCCCTTGCGATTCTCGGCGTCGAGCCCGATCAACTGCGCCAGCTCGCCGCCGATGTCCGTGCGCGCGGCCACTGCGGCACCGTCAGCGGGGACGAGCTTACCGACGCGTCTTTGCGCCGCGCCCTGGAGACCGTCTCGATCGTTCTCCACTGCTCGCCAATCGGCATGCATCCGCACGAAGACGCCAGCGTTGTCCCCGCCGCGCTCTGGCATCCGGGGTTGGTGGCGTTCGACGCCGTCTATAACCCGCGCCGCACCAGGCTCCTGAGCGAGGCAGCCGCGGCCGGGTGCGCGACGATCGAAGGGGTCGAGATGTTCCTCGGCCAGGCCTACGTGCAGTTCGAGCTCTGGACCGGCCGGGCGGCTCCGCGCGAGATCATGCGCCGCATCGTCGAGGCCCGGCTGTGAACGTCGTTCTCGTCGGCTATCGCGGCACCGGAAAGAGTTCCGTCGCCGCGGTTGTCGCCCGCGAACTGGGGTTGACCGTCGTCAGTCTCGACGCCGAGATCGTCCGCCGGGCCGGCAAGAGCATTCCCGAGATCGTCGCCGAGATCGGCTGGCCGGGCTTCCGCGACCTCGAAGAAGAGATCGTCCGCACCTGCGCCGCCCGCGACGGTCAGGTCATCGACTGTGGTGGCGGCGTCATCGAACGCGAAGCGAACTTCGCGCCGCTACGTGCGGCCGGCCCTGTGTTCTGGCTCCGGGCGTCCACCCGGACCATTGTCGAGCGCATCGGCGGCGACACGCAGCGACCGTCGCTCACCGGCACGAAAAGCTTCACTGACGAAGTGGAAGAGGTCCTCGCGCGCCGTCGGCCCCTGTATGGCCGCATCGCGCATCACGTTGTCGATACCGATGGGCGCACGGTGGAGGAAGTGGCGCGGGAGGTGGTTGAGGGCGTGGGGGGCTGAGGGCCTGGCTGTCGGGTGCCTGGGGGCGCCGCTGCGGATTCCCGGGCACGGGGTCGCAGGCTCGCTGCCCCATGCGCCACCGCCCTCATGCCCTCATGCCCTCATGCCCTTCCCTCAACAGACTTGCCACGTACCGGTTCGTGTTCATACGGATACGGCGTGCCTTTTCCGTTGGGTCCTCCTCGATCGCCTTCTCGTCGGCGGCAACCCGGAACAGCGGCTGCCCCTTGCGCACGATGGTCCCGCTCTCGTGTACGAAGACGTCCAGCACGCGCCCCGAGAAGGTTGCGTAGACCTTGTTGAACATCTTCATGACCTCGATGATGTACAGGGGTTGGCCCTTCTCGAAGTGATCGCCCGCCTCGACGAACATGGGCATGTGCGGCGCCTCTCGGTTCCAATACGTCCCGCCCATGGCCGCCACGATCTCGTCCGACCTGGTCGCCGGCGGCGGCACGAGCACCTTCTTCATCGCCTCCTGCAACTCGCGGTCGCGCAGGCGTTCGGGGATCTCGATCTCGAGATCCGGCCGCACACGCAGCTCGAAGAAGCCGACATGGGCACCGAGCAAGGGCACTATGCCGAGGATTTCCAGGCCGAGCTGGTGTCCCACGTGGGCCGCGCGCACGCGATCCCAGGTGTCGGCATCGAATCCAAATGCGGGCGCATCGCCGCAAAGCAGGCGGTCCAGCTCCGGCCAGGCGATGTCGTCGCGCGTGTGTTTACGGAGAGCCGCATAGAAATCGCGCGCCTTGAGCAGTAGCTCGGCGTCATGGTCCCAAATACGTTCCGTCGCCGGGCCTTCCCGCTCGTCGTAATTGAGCAGCCGGTAGGTGTCCCACAGCACCGCAACCGGGTTGCGCTTGAAAGTGACGCAGCCGCCGCTGACGTCGAAGTCGTGCATGTGCTGCGAAAGCCACGCCGACAGGTAGTGCGGCTCTTCGAACAGCCTGCGAATAGGCCGTTCGACCAGGGTTTCCTTTAGATCGTACGCCCGGCCGATGCCGGCGACCGCCTCGCGATCGGCCTTCGCCACCTGACGCCTCTCCATTTCGCGAAAAGCGTAGTTGAGGTCGACCGACTGCGCTTCTTCCTCGAGCAGCCCGACGAGGGTCAGGTACGGCACCACGAACTGCGTGGTGGGTTTCGCCCACGGATCGCGGTGCAGGAACCACTTCATGATGCCGAAATGGAACTCGAGGTTGGTGGCGAGATCGTTTCCGCGCATGCGAGTCCTTCGCAGCACCTCGGTCAGCCGTGCCCAGCTCTCGACGCGATGCGCTCCGGTGGAAAGCAGGAGCGCGATGTTCGAATCGTACGCGCCCGCCAGCCGATAGCGAATGAACATTCCCGTATCGGGGTTCTTGAGCGAGATGCCCTGGTCGTCACGGATCTCGCCATCGACGGGGTCGGACCAATGGATCATTAACCCGCCCGCGGCCGGCTGCAGCGCCCGGTCAGTGGCATTGAGACGCACCTCGATGGCGGCGCCGTCGCGCGGCACCCGCGCCGGCTGGGGCAATGCTGTCTTGTGCTTCGCCACCAGGGCCATGGCTTCGACCAGAGAATGGATGTCGAAGAAGTCGGTCGGGTCTCCGGGGTTCGCGAAGCGCAACGCATAGCAGAGCTCCGATACCCGGTGCTCGACCTGGATGCGCGTGTTCACCTCCATGAAATAGTGCCGGTTGCCCTCGACGATGCACTCGAAGGTGGAGGCGCTGTCGAGTTTGACGGCGCGACCGAACCGTTCCGCCTCGGCCTCCATGCGCGACAGGACCGCGAGATCGGCTTCGAGAACCGCCGTTGCGGTCTCGTCACCCTCGGCGCGGGCCCGGTCC
This window harbors:
- the aroE gene encoding shikimate dehydrogenase, which produces MPPITARTGVCAILGHPVGHSLSPEIHNAAFAALDLPFVYVAHDVAPGNVATAIAGVRAMGYRGLSITIPHKIDALHAVDEVDETARVIGCINTVVNRDGRLFGYNTDGLGALGALRDAGADPRGRHVLVLGSGGAARAVAVTIAREAPPAALAILGVEPDQLRQLAADVRARGHCGTVSGDELTDASLRRALETVSIVLHCSPIGMHPHEDASVVPAALWHPGLVAFDAVYNPRRTRLLSEAAAAGCATIEGVEMFLGQAYVQFELWTGRAAPREIMRRIVEARL
- a CDS encoding shikimate kinase; the encoded protein is MNVVLVGYRGTGKSSVAAVVARELGLTVVSLDAEIVRRAGKSIPEIVAEIGWPGFRDLEEEIVRTCAARDGQVIDCGGGVIEREANFAPLRAAGPVFWLRASTRTIVERIGGDTQRPSLTGTKSFTDEVEEVLARRRPLYGRIAHHVVDTDGRTVEEVAREVVEGVGG
- a CDS encoding biotin carboxylase — translated: MTVGAKPVDRYTSNPLVHRDRRLANSPSPWVRSFACDDMRVLVVCRGPIRKEAIEVFREMGMTDIGILLSERDSIVFPRALSPELRIMDPRHVHPVPDYTGTTKEEREERIQQIIGICKQHGYGYVFAGYGFMAEDAHFVGSIETAGLRFIGPCAYTQAAAGAKDEAKRTAILNQVSVTPGINDATVRTLLRKCPDRATLRKAARRHNLEVPLLADEASELHAVAEAVLEASYRAHVDLFSIEELAETIRIEAERLLRENPGRRFRLKAIGGGGGKGQRIFSAAEVVPSLVREVLGEVKATGAGDNKNMLIELNVEATRHNEIQMLGNGEWCVTLGGRDCSLQMHEQKLVEVSITQEGLRATADRARAEGDETATAVLEADLAVLSRMEAEAERFGRAVKLDSASTFECIVEGNRHYFMEVNTRIQVEHRVSELCYALRFANPGDPTDFFDIHSLVEAMALVAKHKTALPQPARVPRDGAAIEVRLNATDRALQPAAGGLMIHWSDPVDGEIRDDQGISLKNPDTGMFIRYRLAGAYDSNIALLLSTGAHRVESWARLTEVLRRTRMRGNDLATNLEFHFGIMKWFLHRDPWAKPTTQFVVPYLTLVGLLEEEAQSVDLNYAFREMERRQVAKADREAVAGIGRAYDLKETLVERPIRRLFEEPHYLSAWLSQHMHDFDVSGGCVTFKRNPVAVLWDTYRLLNYDEREGPATERIWDHDAELLLKARDFYAALRKHTRDDIAWPELDRLLCGDAPAFGFDADTWDRVRAAHVGHQLGLEILGIVPLLGAHVGFFELRVRPDLEIEIPERLRDRELQEAMKKVLVPPPATRSDEIVAAMGGTYWNREAPHMPMFVEAGDHFEKGQPLYIIEVMKMFNKVYATFSGRVLDVFVHESGTIVRKGQPLFRVAADEKAIEEDPTEKARRIRMNTNRYVASLLREGHEGMRA